The Paenibacillus sp. FSL W8-0426 region CGGGCTCACATCTGCTTCCTCACGTGCTTCCGGCATATAAACAGGCTTACCCCGACATTGAAGTCACCCTGCTGGAGGATGCGGGCGGCGCGCTGGAAAAGCTGACGGCGAGCGGCAAAGCCGATCTCAGCCTACTCTCGCTGCCGCTCCAGGAACCAAGTCTGTCTTACGTAGCGATCGGGGAAGAGCGCATCGATTTGGCCGTTCCGCCTCATCACCCGTTGGCGAAGCGCGCCGATCCCGAGCATCCGGTTCCCGTCACGATGGAAGAGCTTCGCGATGAGTCCTTTATCGTACTCAAAAAAGGACAGGGATTCCGCAAATTGACCTTTGACCTTTGCGAAAAGGCTGGGTTCGATCCACAGGTCGTGTTCGAAAGCAACAACATCGAAACCGTGCAATCCCTTGTGGCCACAGGCATGGGAATCACCCTGGTGCCGCGTTTCATTGCACGGGCCCCGCGGAGCGAATTCGTGCCCGTTTACGTTCCGCTCGCAGAACCTGTGCCCAGCCGCACGCTCGTGGTTGCCTATCGCCAAGGCAGGGTGTTATCCAAGGCGGCGGAAGCGTTTATCCAAACGTTCAAAGACACGGTATCCGGGTTATCGGAGGAGTAACAAAAGTGAAGAAGTATACAAACATCAAACGAATGAATTTACCCTGCACTACAGCCCATTTTGCAACAAATGAGGCACTACAGCGACTGAAAGGCGTATCGTCAACATGTTCCTGAAGCTGTAAGGAACCTGAGACACCTTATGAAGTCTAATTTCGTGGATATAGAATGCTAACGAACTCAGCACACGTTATTTAAGCAAAACATCCCTCTCACCGCTGCTTT contains the following coding sequences:
- a CDS encoding LysR family transcriptional regulator, with translation MELRQLQYTLQIAAERNFSRAAEKLHIAQPSLSQQLSKLEKELGVLLFQRNTSTVELTHAGVTFVEQAQKIVDAVELLRQEMSDISQLRKGKVVVGSMPITGSHLLPHVLPAYKQAYPDIEVTLLEDAGGALEKLTASGKADLSLLSLPLQEPSLSYVAIGEERIDLAVPPHHPLAKRADPEHPVPVTMEELRDESFIVLKKGQGFRKLTFDLCEKAGFDPQVVFESNNIETVQSLVATGMGITLVPRFIARAPRSEFVPVYVPLAEPVPSRTLVVAYRQGRVLSKAAEAFIQTFKDTVSGLSEE